The Pocillopora verrucosa isolate sample1 chromosome 2, ASM3666991v2, whole genome shotgun sequence genome has a segment encoding these proteins:
- the LOC131790684 gene encoding P2X purinoceptor 4-like isoform X2, with amino-acid sequence MVTCGQVCDTVLAAVFEYDTAKIVHIKSKRVGVINRLIQLVIIVYVIGYVIVYKKGYQESQKPYSSVTTKVKGLSFTNLTNKSMELFLYGGFHVWDSSDFVIPPEENNVVFVMTNMIISPNQNQSTCPEDPNFTDVRCKSDSDCTPFEPVKNGNGVKTGKCVDADRKPFGKVCEIYAWCPVEIDELPMPGYNLSNTVPLLDAAKDFTLLIKNSVQFPKFNESLRNIMTEDESYLRNCNYDPQTDHLCPIFKLGKIVELAHVNFEDIAFKGGVIAIVITWNCNFDPLAYFCEPKYSFRRLDDSKSPIAPGYNFRYANYYVQDNVLHRTLFKAYGIRFMIMVYGEGGKFSAIPLFLNLGSGVALLGIATVLCDIVVLYVLQKKYFYREKKYLMVDTDTDSEPESEQHSRARDLHSAGSMDRDARRYKRIKDDKERTETSGFVSAER; translated from the exons ATGGTTACTTGCGGGCAGGTGTGTGACACCGTACTAGCGGCGGTTTTCGAGTACGATACAGCCAAGATAGTGCATATAAAAAGCAAGAGGGTTGGAGTTATTAATCGCTTGATACAACTGGTTATTATTGTTTACGTTATAGG ATATGTGATTGTTTACAAGAAGGGGTACCAAGAGTCTCAGAAGCCATACAGTTCAGTGACCACAAAAGTCAAGGGATTGTCATTCACAAACTTAACAAACAAGAGCATGGAACTCTTTCTGTACGGCGGATTTCATGTTTGGGACTCATCTGACTTTGTGATACCCCCAGAG gaaaataatgttGTGTTTGTCATGACAAACATGATTATCTCACCTAACCAAAATCAGTCCACATGTCCTGAGGACCCAAACTTTACAGACGTGAGATGCAAAAGTGACAGTGATTGCACACCGTTTGAACCAGTCAAAAATGGCAATG GCGTCAAGACTGGAAAATGTGTAGATGCTGATAGAAAGCCCTTTGGTAAAGTTTGTGAAATTTATGCATGGTGTCCAGTGGAGATTGACGAGCTTCCCATGCCAGGGTACAACTTAAG TAACACTGTTCCACTTCTTGATGCTGCCAAGGATTTCACCCTTCTCATAAAGAACAGTGTACAGTTTCCAAAGTTTAACGAATCACT GAGAAACATCATGACAGAAGATGAAAGTTACTTGAGGAACTGTAATTATGACCCACAAACTGATCATCTTTGTCCAATTTTCAAGCTCGGAAAAATAGTTGAATTGGCACATGTGAACTTTGAAGATATTGCTTTCAAG ggTGGGGTCATTGCCATAGTCATAACATGGAACTGTAATTTTGACCCTTTGGCATATTTCTGTGAACCTAAGTATTCATTCAGGAG ATTGGATGACTCTAAATCACCAATTGCACCTGGTTATAATTTCAG ATATGCTAATTATTATGTTCAAGACAATGTCCTACACAGGACTTTGTTCAAGGCCTATGGAATACGCTTCATGATCATGGTGTATGGAGAG GGAGGAAAGTTTAGTGCAATTCCACTGTTTCTTAATTTGGGTTCAGGTGTTGCCCTGCTTGGCATT GCTACAGTTTTGTGTGACATTGTAGTGCTGTATGTGCTGCAGAAGAAGTACTTTTACAGAGAGAAAAAGTATTTGATGGTTGATACTGATACAGACTCTGAACCTGAAAGTGAACAG CATTCAAGAGCACGTGATCTCCACAGTGCTGGTAGCATGGATCGTGATGCACGGCGGTATAAACGGATTAAAGATGACAAGGAGCGTACAGAAACCTCCGGTTTTGTGAGTGCAGAAAGATGA
- the LOC131790684 gene encoding P2X purinoceptor 4-like isoform X1 codes for MVTCGQVCDTVLAAVFEYDTAKIVHIKSKRVGVINRLIQLVIIVYVIGYVIVYKKGYQESQKPYSSVTTKVKGLSFTNLTNKSMELFLYGGFHVWDSSDFVIPPEENNVVFVMTNMIISPNQNQSTCPEDPNFTDVRCKSDSDCTPFEPVKNGNGVKTGKCVDADRKPFGKVCEIYAWCPVEIDELPMPGYNLSNTVPLLDAAKDFTLLIKNSVQFPKFNESLRNIMTEDESYLRNCNYDPQTDHLCPIFKLGKIVELAHVNFEDIAFKGGVIAIVITWNCNFDPLAYFCEPKYSFRRLDDSKSPIAPGYNFRYANYYVQDNVLHRTLFKAYGIRFMIMVYGEGGKFSAIPLFLNLGSGVALLGIATVLCDIVVLYVLQKKYFYREKKYLMVDTDTDSEPESEQQHSRARDLHSAGSMDRDARRYKRIKDDKERTETSGFVSAER; via the exons ATGGTTACTTGCGGGCAGGTGTGTGACACCGTACTAGCGGCGGTTTTCGAGTACGATACAGCCAAGATAGTGCATATAAAAAGCAAGAGGGTTGGAGTTATTAATCGCTTGATACAACTGGTTATTATTGTTTACGTTATAGG ATATGTGATTGTTTACAAGAAGGGGTACCAAGAGTCTCAGAAGCCATACAGTTCAGTGACCACAAAAGTCAAGGGATTGTCATTCACAAACTTAACAAACAAGAGCATGGAACTCTTTCTGTACGGCGGATTTCATGTTTGGGACTCATCTGACTTTGTGATACCCCCAGAG gaaaataatgttGTGTTTGTCATGACAAACATGATTATCTCACCTAACCAAAATCAGTCCACATGTCCTGAGGACCCAAACTTTACAGACGTGAGATGCAAAAGTGACAGTGATTGCACACCGTTTGAACCAGTCAAAAATGGCAATG GCGTCAAGACTGGAAAATGTGTAGATGCTGATAGAAAGCCCTTTGGTAAAGTTTGTGAAATTTATGCATGGTGTCCAGTGGAGATTGACGAGCTTCCCATGCCAGGGTACAACTTAAG TAACACTGTTCCACTTCTTGATGCTGCCAAGGATTTCACCCTTCTCATAAAGAACAGTGTACAGTTTCCAAAGTTTAACGAATCACT GAGAAACATCATGACAGAAGATGAAAGTTACTTGAGGAACTGTAATTATGACCCACAAACTGATCATCTTTGTCCAATTTTCAAGCTCGGAAAAATAGTTGAATTGGCACATGTGAACTTTGAAGATATTGCTTTCAAG ggTGGGGTCATTGCCATAGTCATAACATGGAACTGTAATTTTGACCCTTTGGCATATTTCTGTGAACCTAAGTATTCATTCAGGAG ATTGGATGACTCTAAATCACCAATTGCACCTGGTTATAATTTCAG ATATGCTAATTATTATGTTCAAGACAATGTCCTACACAGGACTTTGTTCAAGGCCTATGGAATACGCTTCATGATCATGGTGTATGGAGAG GGAGGAAAGTTTAGTGCAATTCCACTGTTTCTTAATTTGGGTTCAGGTGTTGCCCTGCTTGGCATT GCTACAGTTTTGTGTGACATTGTAGTGCTGTATGTGCTGCAGAAGAAGTACTTTTACAGAGAGAAAAAGTATTTGATGGTTGATACTGATACAGACTCTGAACCTGAAAGTGAACAG CAGCATTCAAGAGCACGTGATCTCCACAGTGCTGGTAGCATGGATCGTGATGCACGGCGGTATAAACGGATTAAAGATGACAAGGAGCGTACAGAAACCTCCGGTTTTGTGAGTGCAGAAAGATGA
- the LOC131790684 gene encoding P2X purinoceptor 4-like isoform X3: MVTCGQVCDTVLAAVFEYDTAKIVHIKSKRVGVINRLIQLVIIVYVIGYVIVYKKGYQESQKPYSSVTTKVKGLSFTNLTNKSMELFLYGGFHVWDSSDFVIPPEENNVVFVMTNMIISPNQNQSTCPEDPNFTDVRCKSDSDCTPFEPVKNGNGVKTGKCVDADRKPFGKVCEIYAWCPVEIDELPMPGYNLSNTVPLLDAAKDFTLLIKNSVQFPKFNESLRNIMTEDESYLRNCNYDPQTDHLCPIFKLGKIVELAHVNFEDIAFKGGVIAIVITWNCNFDPLAYFCEPKYSFRRLDDSKSPIAPGYNFRYANYYVQDNVLHRTLFKAYGIRFMIMVYGEGGKFSAIPLFLNLGSGVALLGIATVLCDIVVLYVLQKKYFYREKKYLMVDTDTDSEPESEQQLIEQSDEL; encoded by the exons ATGGTTACTTGCGGGCAGGTGTGTGACACCGTACTAGCGGCGGTTTTCGAGTACGATACAGCCAAGATAGTGCATATAAAAAGCAAGAGGGTTGGAGTTATTAATCGCTTGATACAACTGGTTATTATTGTTTACGTTATAGG ATATGTGATTGTTTACAAGAAGGGGTACCAAGAGTCTCAGAAGCCATACAGTTCAGTGACCACAAAAGTCAAGGGATTGTCATTCACAAACTTAACAAACAAGAGCATGGAACTCTTTCTGTACGGCGGATTTCATGTTTGGGACTCATCTGACTTTGTGATACCCCCAGAG gaaaataatgttGTGTTTGTCATGACAAACATGATTATCTCACCTAACCAAAATCAGTCCACATGTCCTGAGGACCCAAACTTTACAGACGTGAGATGCAAAAGTGACAGTGATTGCACACCGTTTGAACCAGTCAAAAATGGCAATG GCGTCAAGACTGGAAAATGTGTAGATGCTGATAGAAAGCCCTTTGGTAAAGTTTGTGAAATTTATGCATGGTGTCCAGTGGAGATTGACGAGCTTCCCATGCCAGGGTACAACTTAAG TAACACTGTTCCACTTCTTGATGCTGCCAAGGATTTCACCCTTCTCATAAAGAACAGTGTACAGTTTCCAAAGTTTAACGAATCACT GAGAAACATCATGACAGAAGATGAAAGTTACTTGAGGAACTGTAATTATGACCCACAAACTGATCATCTTTGTCCAATTTTCAAGCTCGGAAAAATAGTTGAATTGGCACATGTGAACTTTGAAGATATTGCTTTCAAG ggTGGGGTCATTGCCATAGTCATAACATGGAACTGTAATTTTGACCCTTTGGCATATTTCTGTGAACCTAAGTATTCATTCAGGAG ATTGGATGACTCTAAATCACCAATTGCACCTGGTTATAATTTCAG ATATGCTAATTATTATGTTCAAGACAATGTCCTACACAGGACTTTGTTCAAGGCCTATGGAATACGCTTCATGATCATGGTGTATGGAGAG GGAGGAAAGTTTAGTGCAATTCCACTGTTTCTTAATTTGGGTTCAGGTGTTGCCCTGCTTGGCATT GCTACAGTTTTGTGTGACATTGTAGTGCTGTATGTGCTGCAGAAGAAGTACTTTTACAGAGAGAAAAAGTATTTGATGGTTGATACTGATACAGACTCTGAACCTGAAAGTGAACAG CAACTTATAGAGCAATCAGATGAACTCTAA